In Notolabrus celidotus isolate fNotCel1 chromosome 10, fNotCel1.pri, whole genome shotgun sequence, one DNA window encodes the following:
- the LOC117820515 gene encoding trace amine-associated receptor 13c-like — protein MEAEVGAELCFPQLLNSSCRKPALAWPEALFLHIMLSSISVLTVALNLLVIIAVSHFRQLHTPTNILLLSLAVSDFLVGLLLLPVEIFRKTSCWVFGDLMCSLFVDVSFVITTASIGVMVLISVDRYVAICDPLCYSSRITERRVTVCVCLCWFLSLLYSNLLFMDDLFKPGRYRLCYGECVIFINFIAGVFDLVVTFFAPITAIIVLYMQVFVVAVSQARALRSQVVTAVTLKSSMTVRANKSELKAARTLGVLVVVFVICFSPYYIVSIVDENVLNASFVSFVIYLFYLNSCINPLIYALFYPWFRKSLKLIFTLRILQPGSCETNIL, from the exons ATGGAGGCCGAGGTCGGAGCAGAGCTCTGCTTTCCACAGCTCCTCAACTCCTCCTGCAGGAAGCCCGCCCTCGCCTGGCCTGAAGCTCTGTTCCTCCACATCATGCTGTCCTCCATCTCTGTGCTCACTGTGGCTCTCAACCTGCTCGTCATCATCGCAGTATCTCACTTCAG gcaGCTCCACACTCCCaccaacatcctcctcctctctctggctgtctCTGACTTCCTCGTGggcctcctgctgctgccggTGGAAATCTTCAGGAAGACATCCTGCTGGGTTTTCGGTGACCTCATGTGTTCTCTGTTCGTTGATGTTTCTTTCGTGATCACTACTGCCTCTATCGGAGTCATGGTTCTGATATCAGTGGACCGTTATGTTGCTATCTGTGACCCTctgtgttacagcagcaggatcacagagagaagagttacagtctgtgtctgtctgtgctggttcctgTCTCTCCTTTACAGCAACCTCCTCTTCATGGACGATCTTTTTAAACCGGGCAGGTATCGTTTATGCTACGGGGAGTGTGTGATTTTTATTAACTTCATCGCAGGAGTTTTTGACCTTGTTGTGACGTTTTTTGCTCCCATTACTGCCATCATAGTTCTGTACATGCAAGTCTTTGTTGTGGCTGTGTCTCAGGCTCGTGCCCTGCGCTCTCAGGTGGTCACAGCTGTAACACTCAAGTCTTCAATGACTGTGAGAGCAAATAAGTCAGAGCTGAAAGCAGCCAGGACTCTGGGTGTTCTTGTAGTCGTGTTTGTGATTTGCTTCTCTCCATATTACATCGTCAGCATCGTTGATGAAAATGTGCTGAATGCTTCATTTGTGTCTTTTGTGATCTATCTGTTCTATTTAAACTCGTGCATCAACCCTCTGATTTACGCCTTGTTCTACCCCTGGTTCAGGAAATCTCTTAAACTCATCTTTACTCTTCGGATCCTGCAGCCGGGCTCCTGTGAGACCAACATCTTGTAA
- the LOC117820537 gene encoding trace amine-associated receptor 13c-like: protein MEAEVGAELCFPQLLNSSCRKPTPHWSKAVILNTLLSFVSVLTVTLNLLVIIAVSHFRQLHTPTNILLLSLAVSDFLVGLLLVPLEILRLTSCWVFGDLLCSLLYGVSFTVTSASIGGMVLISVDRYVAICDPLRYSSRITERRVTVCVCLCWFLSFLYSNLLFMDDLVEPGRYRLCYGECVIVITFIAGVFDLVVTFVAPITAIIVLYMRVFVVAVSQARALRSQVVTAVTLKSSMTVRAKKSELKAARTLGVLVVVFVICFCPYYIVSLVDENLLNASFVSFVIYLFLINSCINPLIYALFYPWFRNALKLIVTLRILQPGSCETNIL, encoded by the exons aTGGAGGCCGAGGTCGGGGCAGAGCTCTGCTTTCCACAGCTCCTCAACTCCTCCTGCAGGAAGCCCACACCTCACTGGTCTAAAGCTGTGATCCTGAACACTCTGCTGTCCTTCGTCTCTGTGCTCACTGTGACTCTCAACCTGCTCGTCATCATCGCAGTCTCTCACTTCAG gcaGCTCCACACTCCCaccaacatcctcctcctctctctggctgtctCTGACTTCCTCGTGGGCCTCCTGCTGGTGCCGTTGGAAATCCTCAGACTGACATCCTGCTGGGTTTTCGGTGACCTCCTGTGTTCTCTATTATATGGTGTTTCTTTCACCGTCACTTCTGCCTCTATCGGAGGAATGGTTCTGATATCAGTGGACCGTTATGTTGCTATCTGTGACCCTCTGCGTTACAGCAGCAggatcacagagagaagagttacAGTCTGCGtctgtctgtgctggttcctgTCTTTCCTTTACAGCAACCTCCTCTTCATGGATGATCTTGTTGAACCGGGCAGGTATCGTTTATGCTACGGAGAGTGTGTGATCGTCATTACCTTCATCGCAGGAGTTTTTGACCTTGTTGTGACGTTTGTTGCTCCCATTACTGCCATCATAGTTCTGTATATGAGAGTGTTTGTTGTGGCTGTGTCTCAGGCTCGTGCCCTGCGCTCTCAGGTGGTCACAGCTGTAACACTCAAGTCTTCAATGACTGTGAGAGCAAAGAAGTCAGAGCTGAAAGCAGCCAGGACTCTGGGTGTTCTTGTAGTCGTGTTTGTGATTTGTTTCTGTCCGTATTACATCGTCAGCCTCGTTGATGAAAATCTGCTGAATGCTTCATTTGTGTCTTTTGTGATCTATCTGTTCCTGATTAACTCGTGCATCAACCCTCTGATTTACGCCTTGTTCTACCCCTGGTTCAGGAACGCTCTTAAACTCATTGTTACTCTTCGGATCCTGCAGCCGGGCTCCTGTGAGACCAACATCCTGTAG
- the LOC117820521 gene encoding trace amine-associated receptor 13c-like — protein sequence MEAEVGAELCFPQLLNSSCRKPTPHWSKAVILNTLLSFVSVLTVTLNLLVIIAVSHFRQLHTPTNILLLSLAVSDFLVGLLLVPLEILRLTSCWVFGDLLCSLLYGVSFTVTSASIGGMVLISVDRYVAICDPLRYSSRITERRVTVCVCLCWFLSFLYSNLLLMDDLVEPGRYRLCYGECVIVITFIAGVFDLVVTFVAPITAIIVLYMRVFVVAVSQARALRSQVVTAVTLKSSMTVRAKKSELKAARTLGVLVVVFVICFCPYYIVSLVDKNLLNASFVSFVIYLFLINSCINPLIYALFYPWFRKSLKLIVTLRILQPGSCETNIL from the exons aTGGAGGCCGAGGTCGGGGCAGAGCTCTGCTTTCCACAGCTCCTCAACTCCTCCTGCAGGAAGCCCACACCTCACTGGTCTAAAGCTGTGATCCTGAACACTCTGCTGTCCTTCGTCTCTGTGCTCACTGTGACTCTCAACCTGCTCGTCATCATCGCAGTCTCTCACTTCAG gcaGCTCCACACTCCCaccaacatcctcctcctctctctggctgtctCTGACTTCCTCGTGGGCCTCCTGCTGGTGCCGTTGGAAATCCTCAGACTGACATCCTGCTGGGTTTTCGGTGACCTCCTGTGTTCTCTATTATATGGTGTTTCTTTCACCGTCACTTCTGCCTCTATCGGAGGAATGGTTCTGATATCAGTGGACCGTTATGTTGCTATCTGTGACCCTCTGCGTTACAGCAGCAggatcacagagagaagagttacAGTCTGCGtctgtctgtgctggttcctgTCTTTCCTTTACAGCAACCTCCTCTTAATGGATGATCTTGTTGAACCGGGCAGGTATCGTTTATGCTACGGAGAGTGTGTGATCGTCATTACCTTCATCGCAGGAGTTTTTGACCTTGTTGTGACGTTTGTTGCTCCCATTACTGCCATCATAGTTCTGTATATGAGAGTGTTTGTTGTGGCTGTGTCTCAGGCTCGTGCCCTGCGCTCTCAGGTGGTCACAGCTGTAACACTCAAGTCTTCAATGACTGTGAGAGCAAAGAAGTCAGAGCTGAAAGCAGCCAGGACTCTGGGTGTTCTTGTAGTCGTGTTTGTGATTTGTTTCTGTCCGTATTACATCGTCAGCCTCGTTGATAAAAATCTGCTGAATGCTTCATTTGTGTCTTTTGTGATCTATCTGTTCCTGATTAACTCGTGCATCAACCCTCTGATTTATGCCTTGTTCTACCCCTGGTTCAGGAAATCTCTTAAACTCATTGTTACTCTTCGGATCCTGCAGCCGGGCTCCTGTGAGACCAACATCCTGTAG
- the LOC117820502 gene encoding trace amine-associated receptor 13c-like: protein MEAEVGAELCFPQLLNSSCRKPTPHWSEAVILNTLLSFVSVLTVTLNLLVIIAVSHFRQLHTPTNILLLSLAVSDFLVGFLLMPVEILRQTSCWVFGDLMCSLFNDVTYTVTSASIGGMVLISVDRYVAICDPLRYSSRITERRVTVCVCLCWFLSLLYSNLLLMDDLVEPGRYRLCYGECGIFINFIAGVFDLVVTFFAPITAIIVLYMRVFVVAVSQARALRSQVVTAVTLKSSMTVRAKKSELKAARTLGVLVVVFVICLSPYYIVSLVDENVLNASSMSFVIYLFLINSCINPLIYALFYPWFRKSLKLIVTLRILQPGSCETNIL from the exons aTGGAGGCCGAGGTCGGGGCAGAGCTCTGCTTTCCACAGCTCCTCAACTCCTCCTGCAGGAAGCCCACACCTCACTGGTCTGAAGCTGTGATCCTGAACACTCTGCTCTCCTTCGTCTCTGTGCTCACTGTGACTCTCAACCTGCTCGTCATCATCGCAGTCTCTCACTTCAG gcaGCTCCACACTCCCaccaacatcctcctcctctctctggctgtctCTGACTTCCTCGTGGGCTTCCTGCTGATGCCGGTGGAAATCCTCAGACAGACATCCTGCTGGGTTTTTGGTGACCTCATGTGTTCTCTGTTCAATGATGTTACTTACACCGTCACTTCTGCCTCTATCGGAGGAATGGTTCTGATATCAGTGGACCGTTATGTTGCTATCTGTGACCCTCTGCGTTACAGCAGCAggatcacagagagaagagttacagtctgtgtctgtctgtgctggttcctgTCTCTCCTTTACAGCAACCTCCTCTTAATGGATGATCTTGTTGAACCGGGCAGGTATCGTTTATGCTACGGAGAGTGTGGGATCTTCATTAACTTCATCGCAGGAGTTTTTGACCTTGTTGTGACGTTTTTTGCTCCCATTACTGCCATCATAGTTCTGTATATGAGAGTGTTTGTTGTGGCTGTGTCTCAGGCTCGTGCCCTGCGCTCTCAGGTGGTCACAGCTGTAACACTCAAGTCTTCAATGACTGTGAGAGCAAAGAAGTCAGAGCTGAAAGCAGCCAGGACTCTGGGTGTTCTTGTAGTCGTGTTTGTGATTTGTTTATCTCCGTATTACATCGTCAGCCTTGTAGATGAGAATGTGCTGAATGCTTCATCTATGTCTTTTGTGATCTATCTGTTCCTGATTAACTCGTGCATCAACCCTCTGATTTACGCCTTGTTCTACCCCTGGTTCAGGAAATCTCTTAAACTCATTGTTACTCTTCGGATCCTGCAGCCGGGCTCCTGTGAGACCAACATCCTGTAG
- the LOC117820493 gene encoding trace amine-associated receptor 13c-like — MEAEVGVELCFPQLLNSSCRKPTPHWSEAVILNTLLSFVSVLTVTLNLLVIIAVSHFRQLHTPTNILLLSLAVSDFLVGLLLMPLEILRQTSCWFYGDLMCSLFNDVTYTVTSASIGGMVLISVDRYVAICDPLCYSSRITERRVTGCVCLCWFLSLLYSNLLLMDDLVEPGRYRLCYGECVIFINFIAGVFDLVVTFFAPITAIIVLYMRVFVVAVSQARALRSQVVTAVTLESSMTVRAKKSELKAARTLGVLVVVFVICFSPYYIVSLVDENVLNASSVSFVIFLFLINSCINPLIYALFYPWFRKSLKLIVTLRILQPGSCETNIL; from the exons aTGGAGGCCGAGGTCGGGGTAGAGCTCTGCTTTCCACAGCTCCTCAACTCCTCCTGCAGGAAGCCCACACCTCACTGGTCTGAAGCTGTGATCCTGAACACTCTGCTGTCCTTCGTCTCTGTGCTCACTGTGACTCTCAACCTGCTCGTCATCATCGCAGTCTCTCACTTCAG gcaGCTCCACACTCCCaccaacatcctcctcctctctctggctgtctCTGACTTCCTCGTGGGCCTCCTGCTGATGCCGTTGGAAATCCTCAGACAGACATCCTGTTGGTTTTATGGAGACCTCATGTGTTCTCTGTTCAATGATGTTACTTACACCGTCACTTCTGCCTCTATCGGAGGAATGGTTCTGATATCAGTGGACCGTTATGTTGCTATCTGTGACCCTctgtgttacagcagcaggatcacagagagaagagttacAGGCTGCGtctgtctgtgctggttcctgTCTCTCCTTTACAGCAACCTCCTCTTAATGGATGATCTTGTTGAACCGGGCAGGTATCGTTTATGCTACGGAGAGTGTGTGATCTTCATTAACTTCATCGCAGGAGTTTTTGACCTTGTTGTGACGTTTTTTGCTCCCATTACTGCCATCATAGTTCTGTATATGAGAGTGTTTGTTGTGGCTGTGTCTCAGGCTCGTGCCCTGCGCTCTCAGGTGGTCACAGCTGTAACACTCGAGTCTTCAATGACTGTGAGAGCAAAGAAGTCAGAGCTGAAAGCAGCCAGGACTCTGGGTGTTCTTGTAGTCGTGTTTGTGATTTGTTTCTCTCCGTATTACATCGTCAGCCTCGTTGATGAAAATGTGCTGAATGCTTCATCTGTGTCTTTTGTGATCTTTCTGTTCCTGATTAACTCGTGCATCAACCCTCTGATTTACGCCTTGTTCTACCCCTGGTTCAGGAAATCTCTTAAACTCATTGTTACTCTTCGGATCCTGCAGCCGGGCTCCTGTGAGACCAACATCCTGTAG
- the LOC117820530 gene encoding trace amine-associated receptor 13c-like, with amino-acid sequence MEAEVGAELCFPQLLNSSCRKPTPHWSEAVILNTLLSFVSVLTVTLNLLVIIAVSHFRQLHTPTNILLLSLAVSDFLVGLLLVPLEIFRQTSCWVFGDLMCSLFIDFSVAVTNVSIGGMVLISVDRYVAICDPLRYSSRITERRVTVCVCLCWFLSFLYSNLLLMDDLVEPGRYRLCYGECVIVVTFIAGVFDLVVTFVAPITAIIVLYMRVFVVAVSQARALRSQVVTAVTLKSSMTVRAKKSELKAARTLGVLVVVFVICFCPYYIISLVDENVLNASYLSFLIFLFYFNSCINPLIYALFYPWFRKSLKLIVTLRILQPGSCETNIL; translated from the exons aTGGAGGCCGAGGTCGGGGCAGAGCTCTGCTTTCCACAGCTCCTCAACTCCTCCTGCAGGAAGCCCACACCTCACTGGTCTGAAGCTGTGATCCTGAACACTCTGCTGTCCTTCGTCTCTGTGCTCACTGTGACTCTCAACCTGCTCGTCATCATCGCAGTCTCTCACTTCAG gcaGCTCCACACTCCCaccaacatcctcctcctctctctggctgtctCTGACTTCCTCGTGGGCCTCCTGCTGGTGCCGTTGGAAATCTTTAGACAAACATCCTGCTGGGTTTTCGGAGACCTCATGTGTTCTCTTTTCAttgatttttctgttgctgttaCTAATGTCTCTATCGGAGGAATGGTTCTGATATCAGTGGACCGTTATGTTGCTATCTGTGACCCTCTGCGTTACAGCAGCAggatcacagagagaagagttacAGTCTGCGtctgtctgtgctggttcctgTCTTTCCTTTACAGCAACCTCCTCTTAATGGATGATCTTGTTGAACCGGGCAGGTATCGTTTATGCTACGGAGAGTGTGTGATCGTCGTTACCTTCATCGCTGGAGTTTTTGACCTTGTTGTGACGTTTGTTGCTCCCATTACTGCCATCATAGTTCTGTATATGAGAGTGTTTGTTGTGGCTGTGTCTCAGGCTCGTGCCCTGCGCTCTCAGGTGGTCACAGCTGTAACACTCAAGTCTTCAATGACTGTGAGAGCAAAGAAGTCAGAGCTGAAAGCAGCCAGGACTCTGGGTGTTCTTGTAGTCGTGTTTGTGATTTGTTTCTGTCCGTATTACATCATCAGCCTCGTTGATGAAAATGTGCTGAATGCTTCATACTTGTCTTTTTTGATCTTTCTGTTCTATTTTAACTCGTGCATCAACCCTCTGATTTACGCCTTGTTCTACCCCTGGTTCAGGAAATCTCTTAAACTCATTGTTACTCTTCGGATCCTGCAGCCGGGCTCCTGTGAGACCAACATCCTGTAG